A single genomic interval of Brevibacillus brevis harbors:
- a CDS encoding sensor histidine kinase: MMVFILFTIWALGLFVLFTDPKRTSIRWACATAFVGAGGFISGVIDETIMPHFADYLAAKPGTTNTLILVSRVSSFVCQVGLPYTFLMFAVHSAEFLSRRVKLTIQYAALILPLGMLWITPVYPELLFNYWIMVAWVIPFFLFSCTLLVVQYMREKDPLVKKNSFFTNVIIIVPLFFVFIFIYIMRIQNDYEAWRYNIGVVTIQFILIVAISLKYGFLGVRLRVEKRRLDSTLRALTSGAQIINHTIKNEAGKISLYADRIETYADETNQPSLKEDALVLMQSSQHMLDMMNRIQNQLRDVELREEPCDPGQIIGQVTQNLTPYTLKQQVEVVSELDETLRLYGDGVQLREVITNLCMNALEAMKSGGKLHLQLFLSYKHLIITVADTGTGITKENLPHVLDPFFSTKRTGQNFGLGLSYCYNVMQKHQGQLEIYSEQGKGTTVFLFFPKKRVIINDSE; encoded by the coding sequence ATGATGGTTTTCATCTTGTTTACCATATGGGCATTAGGTCTGTTCGTGTTGTTCACAGACCCGAAACGAACGTCGATCCGCTGGGCTTGTGCGACTGCCTTTGTTGGGGCTGGGGGCTTTATCTCAGGCGTGATTGACGAGACGATCATGCCCCATTTTGCAGATTACCTGGCCGCAAAGCCCGGGACCACGAACACCCTGATATTGGTGAGCCGCGTCTCTTCTTTTGTTTGCCAAGTAGGTTTGCCCTACACGTTTCTCATGTTTGCCGTACACTCAGCTGAATTTTTGTCTCGCAGAGTAAAGCTGACGATACAATACGCTGCTCTCATCCTGCCGCTTGGGATGCTTTGGATTACACCCGTTTATCCCGAGCTGCTTTTTAACTACTGGATTATGGTGGCATGGGTGATTCCGTTTTTTCTGTTCTCCTGTACGCTGCTTGTCGTGCAGTACATGCGAGAAAAAGATCCGCTCGTGAAAAAAAACAGCTTTTTCACGAACGTAATCATCATCGTTCCGTTATTTTTCGTCTTTATTTTCATCTATATCATGCGTATCCAGAACGATTACGAGGCTTGGCGCTACAACATAGGCGTGGTCACGATCCAGTTTATCCTGATCGTTGCTATCAGTTTGAAATACGGCTTCCTTGGCGTCCGTCTCCGCGTAGAAAAAAGACGTCTGGACAGTACCTTGCGCGCCTTGACTTCCGGTGCGCAAATCATTAACCATACGATCAAAAATGAAGCAGGCAAAATCTCGCTATATGCCGACCGTATCGAGACATATGCAGATGAAACCAACCAGCCGTCGCTAAAAGAAGACGCGCTTGTCCTGATGCAATCCTCGCAACATATGCTGGACATGATGAATCGGATTCAAAACCAGTTGCGGGACGTCGAGCTGCGCGAAGAACCATGTGACCCCGGCCAAATTATCGGGCAAGTCACACAAAATTTGACGCCCTACACCCTGAAACAACAGGTAGAAGTCGTTAGTGAATTAGACGAAACCCTCCGCTTATATGGCGATGGCGTACAACTGCGCGAAGTCATCACCAACTTGTGCATGAATGCGCTGGAAGCCATGAAGTCGGGCGGCAAGCTCCATCTTCAATTATTTTTGTCCTACAAGCATCTCATCATCACTGTCGCGGACACAGGCACAGGCATTACCAAAGAGAACCTGCCTCATGTACTCGATCCTTTTTTCTCGACAAAAAGGACAGGACAAAACTTTGGTCTTGGGCTCTCCTACTGCTACAATGTCATGCAAAAGCATCAGGGCCAACTTGAAATCTACAGTGAGCAAGGCAAAGGAACCACCGTTTTCCTGTTCTTCCCGAAAAAGCGCGTCATTATAAACGACTCTGAATAG
- a CDS encoding sigma-54-dependent transcriptional regulator translates to MKRLDFIFQTLVDAGPDKKVSASELAERLGLSRANVSSDLNRLWKEGRIEKEEGRPTLFFAKQGNDSLYLAETSLDRLAKTNKSLITRIEQAKAAVLYPPRGMHCLILGETGVGKSWFAGMIHEFAVDIGRLDKHAPFVIFNCADYANNPQLLFSQLFGVKKGAYTGAEMDRKGLVEKADGGILFLDEVHRLPAEGQEIFFTFMDKGIFRRVGETEMERTAHVQIVMATTENPESSLLKTFMRRIPMVIKLPSLVERGLEERFSITMEIFQEEAFRLGREIQISANAVQAFLCYHCPNNIGQLKTDIQLTCASAYAEFISLKKNQLHVSVQDLPHHVKQGLLLVKDYKQELDEIIGTEHNCFVVQPSKEGIWIGRETGDTTDSVYEKIEQKIYELQNLGVSEEELEFDIENYFTTFIKGVHQRVNKGDMARIIDPFIIHLVEEIVRFAEAKLEKILSQKVIFGLALHIQTSKERLAQGKQIVNPQINHVRIKYKKEFAVALECVRMIEEAILMDLPIGEAGYLTMFFVLDDVSMEEERETIGVLVITHGSGGATAMVDVTNRLLVTQYARAIDLPLEEDSMSVLEKALKVAREIGSKAGLLLLVDMGSLLGFGEIIEREMGIPVKVIPMVSTPHVIEATRKAMLGHSLEDVYRDVVGMSLYQREEQPKEQVQKHVPALTIVAACLSGEGSALFLKKLLESRLRYDDNLLEFVPLQLIDKAQARSQLRKIKEERKILFVVSNYILDRELCHHSMDDVLNGEAMSDIQKVIDLEEAYLKMQDSLGEHLQMVDGQDILADVRMCVGRMEERLNNTLVFDTRIGAYLHICCLVDRLKAGTQSVAYIQKDSFLLENRKLYSLIRHELLPLEDKYEVVISEDDVCFIMNFFIHNKTLA, encoded by the coding sequence GTGAAGCGATTAGATTTCATATTCCAGACGTTAGTAGACGCTGGTCCTGATAAAAAAGTAAGCGCTTCAGAGTTGGCTGAGCGGCTTGGTTTGAGTCGAGCGAATGTGAGTAGCGATTTGAACCGGTTGTGGAAGGAAGGCCGAATCGAGAAGGAAGAAGGGCGTCCGACGCTGTTTTTTGCCAAGCAAGGAAACGATTCGCTCTATTTGGCGGAGACGTCGCTGGACAGGCTGGCGAAAACCAACAAGAGCCTGATCACGCGTATTGAGCAGGCAAAGGCGGCCGTTTTGTATCCGCCGCGAGGAATGCATTGTTTGATTTTGGGGGAAACGGGTGTAGGCAAGTCGTGGTTTGCTGGGATGATTCATGAGTTTGCCGTTGATATTGGACGCCTGGATAAGCATGCTCCTTTCGTGATTTTTAACTGTGCCGATTATGCCAACAACCCGCAGCTCTTATTCAGTCAATTGTTCGGGGTCAAAAAAGGGGCGTACACCGGAGCGGAGATGGACCGCAAAGGACTCGTGGAAAAGGCAGACGGTGGCATTCTATTTCTCGATGAAGTGCATCGGCTGCCTGCGGAAGGACAGGAAATCTTTTTTACCTTTATGGATAAGGGGATATTCCGCCGCGTAGGGGAAACAGAGATGGAGCGGACGGCTCACGTCCAGATTGTCATGGCCACGACAGAAAATCCGGAGTCGAGTCTCTTGAAAACATTCATGAGGCGAATTCCCATGGTCATCAAGCTGCCCTCTTTGGTTGAGCGTGGCTTGGAAGAACGTTTTAGTATTACGATGGAGATTTTTCAAGAAGAGGCTTTTCGGTTGGGGAGAGAGATTCAGATATCGGCCAATGCTGTGCAGGCATTTTTGTGCTATCACTGCCCGAATAACATTGGACAGTTAAAAACGGATATTCAGCTCACCTGCGCCAGCGCCTATGCCGAATTCATTTCATTAAAAAAGAATCAGCTACATGTGTCGGTTCAGGACCTGCCACATCATGTCAAGCAAGGGCTGCTTTTAGTGAAGGATTACAAGCAGGAGCTAGATGAAATCATTGGGACGGAGCACAATTGCTTTGTCGTGCAGCCATCAAAAGAGGGCATCTGGATCGGGCGAGAAACAGGAGATACGACGGACAGCGTCTATGAAAAAATCGAGCAAAAAATATATGAACTGCAAAACCTCGGTGTGAGTGAGGAAGAATTGGAGTTTGACATCGAGAATTATTTTACGACCTTTATCAAGGGTGTCCATCAACGAGTGAATAAGGGCGACATGGCTCGGATTATCGACCCGTTCATCATACACCTCGTGGAAGAGATCGTTCGCTTCGCAGAGGCCAAGCTGGAGAAGATTTTGAGCCAGAAGGTGATTTTTGGTCTCGCGCTGCATATTCAGACGTCGAAAGAGCGCCTCGCACAAGGCAAGCAGATTGTAAATCCGCAAATCAACCATGTGCGAATCAAATACAAGAAAGAGTTTGCTGTGGCGCTAGAGTGCGTTCGCATGATAGAAGAAGCGATACTCATGGATCTGCCAATTGGTGAGGCTGGATATTTGACCATGTTTTTCGTGCTCGACGATGTCAGCATGGAGGAAGAGCGGGAAACAATCGGGGTGCTCGTGATTACGCACGGCAGCGGCGGCGCGACAGCGATGGTCGATGTGACGAACCGATTGCTGGTCACACAATATGCCAGAGCCATCGATCTGCCGCTTGAAGAAGATTCCATGAGTGTTTTGGAAAAAGCACTGAAAGTAGCCAGAGAGATCGGGAGCAAGGCTGGATTGCTGTTGCTCGTTGATATGGGGTCCTTGCTCGGCTTTGGCGAGATCATCGAGCGGGAGATGGGCATTCCGGTCAAGGTCATTCCGATGGTCAGTACGCCGCATGTGATTGAAGCCACTCGAAAGGCCATGCTCGGTCATTCGCTGGAGGATGTTTACCGAGATGTCGTGGGCATGTCGCTCTATCAGCGGGAGGAGCAGCCGAAAGAGCAGGTGCAAAAGCATGTTCCGGCGCTGACGATCGTAGCAGCCTGCCTGTCTGGGGAAGGAAGTGCCTTGTTTTTGAAAAAGCTGCTGGAATCAAGGCTCAGGTACGATGATAACCTGCTGGAATTTGTGCCGCTGCAACTGATCGATAAGGCACAAGCCCGCAGTCAGCTTCGGAAAATCAAGGAGGAGAGAAAAATTCTCTTTGTGGTGAGCAATTACATTCTCGACCGCGAGTTGTGCCACCATAGCATGGACGATGTTTTGAACGGCGAGGCGATGTCTGATATCCAGAAAGTGATTGATCTGGAAGAGGCGTACCTGAAGATGCAAGATTCGCTGGGGGAGCATCTGCAAATGGTAGACGGACAAGATATTCTCGCTGACGTGAGGATGTGTGTCGGCCGTATGGAGGAGCGACTGAACAATACTTTGGTTTTTGACACGCGAATTGGGGCTTACTTGCACATTTGCTGCCTGGTAGATCGCTTGAAAGCAGGGACGCAATCCGTGGCGTATATTCAAAAAGACAGTTTTTTGCTGGAGAACCGCAAGCTGTACAGCTTAATCCGCCATGAATTATTGCCGCTGGAAGACAAGTATGAGGTAGTGATCAGTGAAGACGATGTTTGCTTTATCATGAATTTCTTTATACACAATAAAACACTGGCGTAA
- a CDS encoding response regulator, with the protein MNPIRVFLVEDDPVWRKGLIDFLNKEPDLTVVGEAGFKAEAIERFLPAKADVVLMDINLTENNLDGIETAIEFMALQADSKIIMLTSLTDEAVIVESFSAGAVNYISKSSFKEIPDAIRAAHNSQSAIHPTAAAALRNEFLRLKNDENQKLLSPAERDILQLIHQGHTQTQIEQSLHITKRTIKNHINRILKKMGVKTSKEAAAKASQKKLF; encoded by the coding sequence ATGAATCCAATCAGGGTATTTTTAGTAGAGGATGATCCCGTCTGGCGCAAAGGTCTCATTGACTTCCTGAACAAAGAACCGGATCTCACCGTAGTAGGGGAAGCCGGGTTCAAAGCAGAAGCAATCGAGCGCTTTTTGCCTGCCAAAGCGGATGTCGTCCTGATGGACATTAACTTGACCGAGAACAATCTGGACGGGATCGAGACGGCAATTGAATTCATGGCACTCCAAGCTGACAGTAAAATCATCATGCTCACCTCTCTGACAGACGAGGCAGTGATCGTGGAATCCTTCTCAGCGGGTGCCGTCAATTACATCAGCAAATCGAGCTTCAAGGAAATTCCCGACGCTATCCGTGCTGCTCACAACAGCCAATCTGCCATTCACCCTACGGCAGCTGCGGCACTGCGCAACGAATTTTTGCGTTTGAAAAACGATGAAAATCAAAAGCTGTTATCTCCCGCAGAAAGGGACATCCTACAACTAATCCACCAAGGTCATACGCAAACGCAGATTGAACAATCTCTCCACATCACGAAGCGTACGATCAAAAATCACATCAATCGAATCCTCAAAAAAATGGGCGTCAAAACAAGCAAGGAAGCGGCCGCAAAAGCCAGCCAAAAAAAGCTATTCTAG
- a CDS encoding AMP-binding protein, translating to MALIYSFLKTILMLWFRPRVLGLSKIDLSKPSLITPNHVSLLDAVLLSFCLPKEATFVVNTEIAKRFAFFLRFRKHIAIDPLNPYSIRHMLRVLRNGQTLVIFPEGRITTTGGIMKIYSGVGYLALRTGVTVYPIIIKGLERSIFSYLKGKLKLSWFPDVTMTVGTPFTIERDQNLSMREQKATANDRILRILQEGLFESRMKQNVNLFDEVLEAARLNGAKMEIAKDLTSAIDYKTLLIGSYLLGNKLQPMLLGKPVVGVFLPNSVGHLVTLLSLFRIGATPAILNFSLGIRSLLDCCETAQIDTILTSRVFIEKGKLEHIIAGLSPSMNIIYLEDLKASATAFDKVSALFSYLRKKKASASNNELILFTSGSESKPKGVILTHTNLYANIQQVTSVIDITSRDKFFNALPMFHSFGLTAGTLLPVVKGIPVYLYPSPLHYKAISELVYDQNATILFGTSTFMAGYGRMAHPYNFYSLRYVFAGAEKLKDDVRKLWMEKFGVRIFEGYGATETAPILSLNTPLANKPGTVGRLMPGMSAKLEPVEGIDAGGELLVKGPNVMKGYMIHGKGFVPAEEWYHTGDLVTADKDGFLSIQSRLKRFAKIGGEMVSLNLVEELAMQCFGHSGFAAITVNDARKGERVLLFTTDESVSLSQLRAYLTEKQYSPLLIPGTMQVIKALPLLGSGKTDYVSLKQLAETGGK from the coding sequence ATGGCCCTTATTTATTCTTTCTTAAAAACGATACTGATGCTGTGGTTTCGCCCTCGTGTGCTTGGGCTCTCCAAAATCGACTTGTCGAAGCCATCTCTTATCACTCCCAATCACGTCTCCTTGCTAGATGCGGTACTCCTATCCTTTTGCTTGCCAAAAGAAGCGACCTTTGTCGTTAACACGGAGATCGCCAAGCGGTTTGCGTTTTTCCTCCGCTTCCGCAAGCATATTGCGATCGATCCGCTCAACCCGTACTCCATCCGCCACATGCTCCGCGTCCTTCGCAACGGACAGACGCTGGTAATTTTCCCAGAAGGTCGGATCACGACGACGGGCGGCATTATGAAAATCTACAGCGGTGTCGGCTATCTCGCTCTACGAACTGGTGTAACGGTTTACCCGATCATCATTAAAGGCCTGGAACGCTCGATCTTCTCGTATTTGAAAGGAAAGCTGAAGCTCTCCTGGTTCCCGGATGTGACCATGACAGTAGGCACTCCGTTCACCATCGAGCGCGATCAGAACCTGTCGATGCGCGAACAAAAAGCCACGGCCAATGATCGTATCCTGCGTATTCTCCAAGAAGGCTTGTTCGAGAGTCGAATGAAGCAAAACGTGAATCTGTTTGATGAAGTTCTCGAAGCAGCTCGCCTGAATGGTGCAAAAATGGAAATCGCCAAGGACCTGACGTCCGCGATCGACTACAAGACCTTGTTAATCGGCAGCTACTTACTCGGCAACAAATTGCAGCCGATGCTCTTGGGAAAACCGGTTGTCGGTGTATTCCTTCCCAATTCAGTAGGTCATCTCGTAACGTTGCTATCGTTGTTTCGCATCGGAGCCACCCCAGCCATCCTGAACTTTTCGCTCGGCATTCGTTCCTTGCTGGATTGCTGTGAGACTGCCCAGATCGATACGATCCTGACGTCGCGTGTATTCATTGAAAAAGGGAAGCTGGAGCACATCATCGCAGGTCTTTCACCGAGCATGAACATTATCTACCTCGAGGATTTGAAAGCATCCGCGACTGCTTTTGACAAAGTGTCCGCACTCTTTTCTTATTTGAGGAAGAAAAAAGCTTCAGCGTCTAACAACGAGCTGATACTCTTCACCTCTGGCAGTGAGAGCAAGCCAAAAGGTGTCATCCTGACGCATACGAACCTGTACGCGAATATTCAACAAGTGACTAGTGTGATTGACATTACGAGTCGCGACAAGTTTTTCAATGCCCTGCCTATGTTCCACAGCTTCGGCCTCACTGCGGGAACGCTTTTACCGGTAGTGAAAGGCATCCCGGTTTATCTGTATCCAAGTCCGTTGCATTACAAAGCGATTTCGGAATTGGTCTATGATCAAAACGCAACGATTCTCTTCGGAACCTCGACCTTTATGGCTGGTTACGGACGTATGGCCCACCCTTACAACTTCTACTCCTTGCGCTATGTATTTGCAGGTGCAGAAAAGCTAAAGGACGATGTGCGCAAGTTATGGATGGAAAAGTTCGGTGTACGGATTTTTGAAGGCTATGGGGCAACGGAAACAGCTCCGATCCTGTCGCTCAACACCCCGCTGGCAAACAAACCGGGAACCGTCGGGCGTTTGATGCCAGGAATGTCCGCCAAGCTGGAACCAGTCGAAGGAATCGATGCTGGCGGAGAGCTTTTGGTGAAGGGTCCGAACGTCATGAAGGGTTATATGATTCACGGAAAAGGCTTTGTTCCCGCTGAGGAATGGTACCACACAGGTGACTTGGTTACAGCTGACAAGGACGGCTTTCTCAGCATCCAATCTCGCCTGAAGCGCTTCGCCAAAATCGGTGGCGAGATGGTCTCGCTCAATCTGGTTGAAGAATTGGCTATGCAATGCTTCGGACACTCCGGCTTTGCTGCAATCACAGTGAATGATGCGCGAAAAGGTGAGCGTGTCCTGCTATTTACCACAGATGAATCGGTTTCGCTGAGCCAATTGCGCGCGTATTTGACGGAAAAACAATACTCGCCATTGCTCATACCAGGTACGATGCAAGTCATCAAGGCTCTACCACTTCTCGGCAGCGGCAAAACGGATTACGTCAGTCTGAAACAGCTGGCCGAAACGGGAGGAAAATGA